taaataggctaataagtataatataaataagattagtaTCTTAGAgagtaagggatttaataacctagttttaagtaaaatagaGACTATAATAGTGcgaaaaaaagagcctagttcgcatatttaggtatttataattaaatatatttttgttaatagtcgagctattaaactactagttatatataagggaaagtcggtataataatagtagtttctgtttaaacttaacccttatactagttaggagtttatagtaatagataatagctagacgacCGATAAGACtgcccttaagtagttaaaaacaGTATTCTTACTatagactaagacccccccccttagggggcttagtatatttaataagcctcgattattagttctaaatagttataggagttatataataatagaatttatataagaatattataaaaataacgtttatttattatttttattactatatacttcctatatcttctagctattaaatatagctatttttagacttattaagtctaagtataaaaaagagcttaataaggaggatatagtaaataattttattattattagaaagcgatacttcttaagctactattagaaaactcgtttagctagtctaacgtcgttaaatatacgaagtaggtagaaagtaactagactatatccccttaatataactagactacttactaatttaatagtcctacttaacttagttatactaactaaaaagactataaatattaagtaagtaactagtaatattagaaaagctattaactaggtattagcggcgtttattattaactagttaatacttaagaaagctaacgagctttgcgattagttaaagttatttatagagcttagtttagattataatacttaacgactattatttaaaaaaataaaaaaagtatttaataagtaagcttactatttaataatatcttagtactatattcgagttttaaaagctaaagttaactaattaaggctatagaaaaagaagagtatattaataaacttaaatactaagttcgtaaatatttaagatatataaagagcttaggaggactttaataaccgtttagttagtcctagtcgaCTTATAGGAGTCGAATTACttagggagaataataactatattattatagtaatagaagatagttaattaattaagtatagttagtagtaatattttaatactatgttttaatagggtggccaaaaggggggggtggctaaaagggggtgggtcgacttatggATTCGCGGATGGATATCCATAGTGGCCATCCTCCTCGGCTCGGACTATGACAGGTCAGTGCATCATCTACCTGTTCATCCCATGAACCGCTCCGTTCCAAGGGTAGATCTCGATTTTCTCTCTCGTGTTAAGGTAGTTTTATCCGAATCTCTCATAGCTGGACATCCGCTTCTTGTAACTCTTCAATGAGTCGCTAATCTGTAGATTGTTGTTTCTGAAGTTCTGTTAGAAGGGGCATCATTGTCCATTCCTTACCCATCATGGCTCGAATTTCAATTCCATAGTAAGTCAATACGTCAGACTCGCACGGGGAGACTGACACCTTCGGGTTCCTGGCGCTGGAAGACGCCTCCCGAACCGAAAGCCGGGATGGAGTACTCGCCGGGATGGGTTGCAAAGGTACTCTAGACCCCAGATCTCGCACTCCGCAAGTGACCCAATGTGACCTGTAATTCGTTGGTTTACATGGCCTAATGCAGCTAACCATCGTTTGCATGTGCGGGGATTTGGGGAACTGCTCAAAGTGTGGGGTGTAAAGGAAATTGGCATTGGAACGTCGGGATATCCGGTCGACGGCATGAATACGGTTGTTCCTGGCAGGCTTTGGGCAATAGTGCCTCAATTGATCTGGTATATAAGAGACTTCATGTCCAGATTTCCATATCCCGTTCGCCCCGATGGCTGATGTCCTGCAAGCTCAATTGCGTTGCAAGTAGCCAGTCAAACAGAGATCTTGACAATGCTGCAAGCATATCTAGGTCTAGCAGTAGTCTCCCTGACTGGGGCGTATGCCGCTGCGCTCGAGACTTCCGGTGCTCCATCGGCAACCGCCCGGCCAACTGCCGCAACTTTGTGGTCCTACAGCACCTTTACGTATGAACAGCTGACGGTAAACCGGTACCCGACGCCGCTGCCATCTCCTCTGACCATCGCGACCCCATACGCACCACACTTTACCGAGGTTTCGACATTGTTGCCAGAGAATGTCACTTACACGACGTATTCCCTCAACCCGTCGGCTACAGCGTCCCCCGATGGCCAGTACGGCCAGAGCGCCTACGCCGCTCTCTGGGCAAACTACACTTACACGCATGAGCCTCCCTTCACGACAACCGCATCCCCGACACCCATCCCGTCCAGCGAGCTGGTATACCCCCCTCAATTGCCCGCCAGACCCCTGAATGACAACACCGACCTCAAGTTCCCTTCCAACTTTGTATGGGGCGTGGCTGCCAGCGCATGGCAGATCGAGGGAGGTCTCCAAATCGAGGGTCGTGGCCCTGCTGTGCTTGACGTTGTTGGCGTCAACGGCCAGGGATTGCTCGGTACCAATGACTCGAATGTGGCAGACATGCACTACTTCCTGTACAAGCAGGACATCGCGAGGCTTGCGGCTCTTGGCGTGCCGtacttctccttctccatcTCCTGGACTCGTGTCGTGCCGTTTGGCAGGGCAGGTTCGCCGGTCAACCAGCAGGCGTTGGACCACTACGACGACGTGATCAATACTTGTATAGAGTACGGCATCACTCCGGTCGCAACGTTGATGCACATAGATGACCCCGTTGGCATCTTTGACAATCTCGACGAGTTCCCAAATCACTACGCCTACTATGCCAAGCAAGTCATGGCGCGGTATGCGGACAGAGTGCCGTACTGGGTCACCTTTAACGAGCCAAACATTGCCGTGCAATTCACCCTGCCCAGCTACGATGGATTAACGGCGTTCCTCCTCGCCCACGCAGACGTCTACCGCTGGTACAAGGACGTCCTCGGCGGTACTGGCAGGATCACCATGAAGTTCGCAAACAACCTTGCTGTCCCTCTAGACCCAGGCAACCCAGACGACGTCGCAGCCTCCTACCGCTACCAAGACTTCATCCTCGGCATCATGAGCAATCCCCTCTTTTTGGGGAAACAGTTCCCCGAAGTAGTTCTCAACACGCCCAAGATGAACGCCACGCTCACAAAGGCCCTGACCGACGAACAACTCGCCCACATCAACGGCACCATGGACTACTGGGCCTTTGACCCCTACGGCGCTCAATACGCCACAAACCCACCAGGAGGCTACGAAGCCTGCGCGGCCAACTCCTCAGACCCCCTCTGGCCCTCATGCGTGACGCTCACCACAATTCAAGCCAACGGCTGGGCAATGGGCGCGATCTCCGAAGGCGGCGCCCTCATCGCCCCGTCCTACGTGAGAGAGCAATTCGGCTTTGTCTGGAACACGTACCGGCCGTCGGGCATCATGGTCACGGAGTTTGGGTTCCCGCAGCTGGCGGACGCGCAGACGTCGCACGATGCGCAGCGGTATGACTTCGAGAGGACAATGTATTATCAGAACTTCTTGACCGAGACGTTGAGGGCTATTCACGAGGACGGGGTGAATGTCATTGGGGCGCTGGCGTGGAGCTGGATTGATAATAATGAGTTTGGGAGCTTTGAGGCGCAGTATGGGATGATGGGTGTGAATCGGTCGGATCCAGGGTTGGCGAGGTGGGTGAAGAGGAGCTTTTTTGACTATGTGGACTTTTTCCAGAGTCACATCTAGCTTGTGTAGATACTGTTGAGGAAAGTCGTAAATACTCCTCAAAGATGACTGGACAATTCATTTAGTACGATTTCGAGGTTTTGAGGTGTTAGTGCAACAGGTGACATCGGTTCTAGTAAGCGGCTATTGCGGCTCGTTTATGTCAGAGTCTCCGGCCAGTCCTGACCTATCCACGTTTTCATCATGTCAGACTTGATGACGATCTTTCGGAGCCCCGTCCAATCTGGACGTTACCGGCCGCTAGACGAAGCTAAGCTTACGACCTTTGCATTGGTAGGCTAACCTCAGAAATTGCCTTTGTCTTCCAAAGTTCCCAAATGCCCCAAGTTTTGATTGATTAGTGGGCTAATGCACCACCTAGCTGACGTGAGAGGAATGTGGGCTAGGAGGAATGAAATCCGTGATGACAACTTCCTTCTCCACATAGTGTTCATGATGTATAAAGCAGATAGGTTACCTTGGCATCTGGATGTCCACTTGAGATCTTCTTGGCATGCTTCTTACAACCCATATTCTAGTGTGCTCAATTCATCCAAGTTGGCAGCAACACCGGCTTCATGACAATGGCAGACGAAAGTACCCACCGCCTCATTCCACATGTTGTGGCCGAGCAGGTTGCGCGAGACCCAGATCGCATTTGGGCTTCATACGCCATCAGTAAGGACATCGCCAAAGACGGGTTCCGCGATGTCACCATCCGTCAGCTATCAAGAGCAGTAGACAGAGTGGCGTGGCACATCGAGGCCAACATCGGAAAGAGCACAACATTCGACACGTTGCTCTACTTTGGCCTCCCCGACATCAGATACGCAATCAACGTCATCGCCGCCATGAAGACGGGCCACCAGATCCTGCTGTGTTCTCACTTCAACAGCCTCATTTACAACTTGAGTCTTTGCGAGAAGAAGGATTGTCACAATGTGATGCGGAGCGAGGGCGTAGACGCCATGGTCGATCCGCTGTTGGCGGCGAGACCGATGAAGACCTTTCCCGCACCATCTCTAGACAGCCTTCTCGATGATGATGGCGATGTAGACCCGTACCCTTACACGCGGACCTACGAGGAAGGCATCGACGATCCGGCGGCCGTGGGACACACCTCGGGCACGACGGGACTGCCTAAGCCTGTCACCTGGACACAGAGGTCCTTTGTCGTCGTCGATACCGTCTGGCGCTTCCTTCCAGATCTCGATGGCCGACCGTCCTATCACAAGGTTCTCTCAAAGGGGAAGCGCTGCTACCAGACCATGCCCATCTTCCACCCCTTTGGCTTCTTCTCAGCCGTCACCGACCCCCTCTTCCGGAAAAAGGTCCTTGTCTTGGGCCCCAACACCCTCGGTCCCATCCCGCCATCGACACTTGAACTGATGTTTGAGCACGGCGACTTTGACTGCTTGGCTGGAGTACCGATTTACCTAGAAATGGTGGCAAAATCCCCCGTGTGCCTCGCCTCCGTCGAAAAGAAACTAAAGTTCATCTTCTACGCGGGTGGCGCGCTCAGCAAACCCGCCGGCGACGCGCTCTCGGCCCGTACAAAGCTTGACCAGCTCATCGGGTCCACCGAGGCCGGCGCCGCCCTAGGTCACGAGACGGACCGCGAGGACTGGGACTGGTTCTGCCTCAACGACGAAGAGAGCGGGATCGTCTGGGAAGCCTGCGAGGTCAAGGGGTCCGGGTCTGAGGGCGAGCCGCAAGAACAGGTTTACGAGATGACGTTTGTGAGAAACCCCAAGGTGGAGAAGCAGCAGCACGTCTTCTGGCACAGTAACGTCGTCGACGGCGTCTTCCGGAGCAATGATTTGTTTGTGAAGCATCCCACCAAGGCGCACCATTGGAAGTTCTACTCAAGGAGGGACGATATCGTGGTGACCAAGTTTGGTTGGAATGTCAATCCCATGTTGTTGGAGAGGGAGATTGCGCAGCATCCGGCGGTGAAGCATGTTGTTGTCGGCGGGACGGGGAGGCGGCATATTTGTGCTGTTATTGATCTTGCCGATGACGGTCAAGGGACGTCGGAAGAGGAGATGTTGGATAGTATCTGGCCCTTCGTGCAGAAGGGTAACGAGATCTTGGATGCGGCTGGTCAGTTGGCCAAGGAGAGGATCTTGTTTAGTCGAAAGGCAAAGCCGTTCCCCATTGCCGGGAAGGGCAATGTACAGAGGGTGGCGGTTCTCAAGTTGTATCAGGACGATATTGATGACATGTATGCCAGAGTTGGGGACGGACCTGGATTGTAGGTGGGCAAAAGATTGATCCTGAGCAGTTTGAAGAGGCTCCCGGCTGGTGTACTTAGCTTCCATGTCTTTACAGAAATATTGAGGGCATATAACTAGTAAATTAGTTGATACTGCCATTCTTCCTGACACCTGTCAGGGTCAGATAACCCCGTACCGTAAGATTGTATCTCTATGCTGcggttaaataataatgcCAGGAGACTTGTTGGACCGAACAAAAAGTCCGTACTAATTGATGTGGTTGTGTCTGATATGGCTTGAGCCAGAGTATTAACTCCAGTATCTACGATGTTAGAGTTCAATTGGCTTACAAACAGACTCAAACTGCGTGTAGGAATACGCCAATTTTGAGTTGCTGTTGTATGTCAGATAAAGGCACAATACTATCAATGACTTAGTACTAAGGCGCCGGGGCTCTAGAGCGCTGGATTGGTCCGGATTTCCGAAACTAGCATCAACTGATACAGGTCAACTCCTGTTAACTAACGATGCATTCACTAGAAAGCGAGACCGAGATTTGTCTCAACTATCCGACTTCATAACGATAGATGACTAAAGTAGCGGACTTTGGGCAGCGGACTTTCATAACTTACCTAGTGGGCGCAACATTGCCAGGCATTGGATTTGTAATCCGATCTGAAGCCCATGCTCTGCCCCTCATCTGATGTGATGGACTGTGGGTGCGATCACCACGCACGGGGCGGGGACCCGGGCGGGGCCCTTTGGAAGCGGCTCGCCCGGACCTGCGTTTCCCTGCGCTGAAGCGAGGCCCCCGTGTTTGATTGGAAGAGTTTTGAAGATGTTGAGGAGGGAGGCCATGTGGTTGTAGCGGGTGTTCCCTTGTCCGAGGGGGAAATGGAACCTAATGCCTTGTACAGTGGTGTAAGGAACCGGGAGGTATCCTCTTTTCGGGAACGTATTCGGGATGGAGACTGGATGCATGGAATCTAGAAGTACAAAGAAGAGCTTCAAGTCCCGGAAGTCTTGACGTCACTGGCTTCGATATTAGAGCTTCAATTCTTATACATTGCAGCACGATTCTTTACCTCGACAGTATTCGAAACTTTAGGGATTGTCAAGTCTCATCCAAACAGAACTTACGCACTCTATCATAAGCAAAGCACATCGTCACTTACCATGAAAGAAGCCATCGTCAACGCCGACCTCTCGGTCGACATCAAGGACTCCCCCATCCCCGAACCGGGCCCAGGCGAGCTCCTCGTCAAAGTCATCGTCTCCGGCACGAACCCA
The Colletotrichum lupini chromosome 6, complete sequence DNA segment above includes these coding regions:
- a CDS encoding ochratoxin A non-ribosomal peptide synthetase translates to MADESTHRLIPHVVAEQVARDPDRIWASYAISKDIAKDGFRDVTIRQLSRAVDRVAWHIEANIGKSTTFDTLLYFGLPDIRYAINVIAAMKTGHQILLCSHFNSLIYNLSLCEKKDCHNVMRSEGVDAMVDPLLAARPMKTFPAPSLDSLLDDDGDVDPYPYTRTYEEGIDDPAAVGHTSGTTGLPKPVTWTQRSFVVVDTVWRFLPDLDGRPSYHKVLSKGKRCYQTMPIFHPFGFFSAVTDPLFRKKVLVLGPNTLGPIPPSTLELMFEHGDFDCLAGVPIYLEMVAKSPVCLASVEKKLKFIFYAGGALSKPAGDALSARTKLDQLIGSTEAGAALGHETDREDWDWFCLNDEESGIVWEACEVKGSGSEGEPQEQVYEMTFVRNPKVEKQQHVFWHSNVVDGVFRSNDLFVKHPTKAHHWKFYSRRDDIVVTKFGWNVNPMLLEREIAQHPAVKHVVVGGTGRRHICAVIDLADDGQGTSEEEMLDSIWPFVQKGNEILDAAGQLAKERILFSRKAKPFPIAGKGNVQRVAVLKLYQDDIDDMYARVGDGPGL
- a CDS encoding beta-glucosidase A produces the protein MLQAYLGLAVVSLTGAYAAALETSGAPSATARPTAATLWSYSTFTYEQLTVNRYPTPLPSPLTIATPYAPHFTEVSTLLPENVTYTTYSLNPSATASPDGQYGQSAYAALWANYTYTHEPPFTTTASPTPIPSSELVYPPQLPARPLNDNTDLKFPSNFVWGVAASAWQIEGGLQIEGRGPAVLDVVGVNGQGLLGTNDSNVADMHYFLYKQDIARLAALGVPYFSFSISWTRVVPFGRAGSPVNQQALDHYDDVINTCIEYGITPVATLMHIDDPVGIFDNLDEFPNHYAYYAKQVMARYADRVPYWVTFNEPNIAVQFTLPSYDGLTAFLLAHADVYRWYKDVLGGTGRITMKFANNLAVPLDPGNPDDVAASYRYQDFILGIMSNPLFLGKQFPEVVLNTPKMNATLTKALTDEQLAHINGTMDYWAFDPYGAQYATNPPGGYEACAANSSDPLWPSCVTLTTIQANGWAMGAISEGGALIAPSYVREQFGFVWNTYRPSGIMVTEFGFPQLADAQTSHDAQRYDFERTMYYQNFLTETLRAIHEDGVNVIGALAWSWIDNNEFGSFEAQYGMMGVNRSDPGLARWVKRSFFDYVDFFQSHI